Genomic DNA from Paenibacillus sp. MBLB1832:
GCTCATGATTCAAAGGTACTTGCTTGCGAAGAAGACGTACGCTTCAGTCTCTGCCAAACGGCCCCTTCTTGTTAAGGCGAGCAAAGGCATGAAAGCCGTGATTGGTTTATACATTGGTGCCATTATTAGCATGTCCTTCCTACCGCATCTTACGCTGCTCGTTGTTTCCCTGATGAAGTGGAAATGGGGCATTCTGACGAACCAGTTCACGCTTGATAACTATGTGAATTTGTTCAAAAGTCACTTGGCTCCTATCGGCGTTAGCTTCATGCTTGGCTCTATGTCAACGTTGTTGGACGTTATTTTCGGTGTAGGTATCGCGTACTTGATCGTGCGCAAGCGGTACAAATTCATATCCAGCTTTGTCAACATTTCCATGATGGTTCCCTACATTATCCCAGGAACCGTACTGGCGATCGGATTTATCGTTGTGTTCAACAAACCGCCGGTCATATTGACAGGCACGTGGATCATCCTGGTGCTAGTTTCTTTCATCCGCAAGCTGCCCTTCTCGATCAAAAGCGCGGAATCCTCGCTCTATTTAGTACATAAGGCGCTTGAAGATGCGGCGCTGATGTGCGGAGCAAGACCGTTTACGGCTTTCAAAGACATCACGTTCAAGCTCATGATCGGAGGCGTCATTTCCGGGGCTACGCTTTCCTTTTTACAAATTATGACGGAGCTCAGCTCTACGTTGATTCTCTATAGACCGCCTTGGGTCACAATGCCCGTCGTCATTTTCCAAAATGCGATGACCGCAGGTGCCGACTTCGGTATCTCGGCTGCAATGGGGGTCGTGCTTATGACATGTATTTACGTCCCGCTACTGCTCGTTAACAAAAGTTCGCGCAAGAAAACATAGAAAAGTGCTGTGAAAATAGCTAAGAACGGGTAAGGAGGATTACGAGTGAACGGTACGATCCAATCGACGCCAATTACGATTAAGCATATACGCAAAAGCTTCGGGGGCACTCCGATTCTGAAGGACATCTCGTTCGATATTCAGCCAGGGGAATTTTTTACCCTGCTCGGATCGTCAGGCTGTGGCAAAACGACGCTGCTTCGCTGTATCGCAGGTTTCGAGAAAGCAGACAGCGGCAGTATCCTATTCGGTGACACGGATGTGCTTCCACTCAATCCGTGGGAGAAAAATATCGGTTTCGTTTTCCAGAACTATGCGCTGTGGCCGCATATGACGATTTTCGAAAATATTGCGTACGGCTTAAAAATGCGCAAGATGGACAAGAAAACGATCCAGGAAAAGGTAGCCTGGGCGCTTGATTTGATCAATTTGAGCGGTGCAGAGGGCCGCTACCCAGGCGAGCTAAGCGGAGGGCAGCAGCAGCGTATTTCTATTGCACGTGCGCTCGTGCTTAATCCGCGCGTACTCTTGCTTGATGAGCCGCTCAGTAATCTGGATGCTAAGCTGCGGATCAAAATGCGCAAAGATATCAAGGAAATTCAGAAGCGTCTTGGCATTACGTCGATCTATGTGACGCACGATCAAGAGGAAGCCTTAGAGCTATCTGACCGAATCGCCGTCATGGAGAAAGGCAACGTCATGCAGGTCGGCACTCCTGAGGAGATCTACGAGACACCAGCGAACAGCTTCACAGCTAACTTCGTCGGCCGCAGCAACCAGATTCCAGGGACGATTCGCGGAGGGACGTTTTACGCGCTTGGTGAAACCCCTATTCCGCTTCGCGGCCTGAATCGCAAGGATGGAGACACACTTCTCTGTTTCCGCCCTGAAAATGTTAGGGTGTCTGATTCTTTACATGGGTTTCATGTAAAAGCGTTGGAATCGAGTTACCGTGGTAACTTCGTACAAGGCACGGTTTCATTAAGCGATAATGTCAGCTTCCTAGTGGACTGGCGAGAAAGAATAGAAGAAGGCAGAGCTCTCTCCGTCGAGATCTCCAAATACCTCTTCTATGATGAGGAGAAATAATGAACGCTAAAGGAATAGGCATTAGCCTCAACGCCGACATGGTGAACGGGGATTTGGAAGCGCTGGAGAAGCATATCGGCTATATCGTGGACGCGGGAAGCGATTACGTCGAACTGATCATGCACGGACTGGATGTCGTCATCGACGGCAAGGTTCATCCGAAACGTTTGGAGCGCGTTCGCGCGGTTTTGGCCAAATTCCAGGTCGGCTATACGATGCATTTGCCCTACGAACTCAACTTGATGTCGCTTGAAAAGGGTGACGATTATTACCGCTGCTTTGAAGCGGGAATTGAGCTTTCAGCAGCGCTCGGTTGCAAGACGATCGTGTATCACAGTTCATTTGCTCAACTGACAGAAGCGAATATGCCGCAATATTATGCGAAGTACGGCAAGTTGTACCGCGAAGAGCTGTTCGCTATTTTGGCGGAAGAAGATGTGAAGCGTCTA
This window encodes:
- a CDS encoding ABC transporter ATP-binding protein, with protein sequence MNGTIQSTPITIKHIRKSFGGTPILKDISFDIQPGEFFTLLGSSGCGKTTLLRCIAGFEKADSGSILFGDTDVLPLNPWEKNIGFVFQNYALWPHMTIFENIAYGLKMRKMDKKTIQEKVAWALDLINLSGAEGRYPGELSGGQQQRISIARALVLNPRVLLLDEPLSNLDAKLRIKMRKDIKEIQKRLGITSIYVTHDQEEALELSDRIAVMEKGNVMQVGTPEEIYETPANSFTANFVGRSNQIPGTIRGGTFYALGETPIPLRGLNRKDGDTLLCFRPENVRVSDSLHGFHVKALESSYRGNFVQGTVSLSDNVSFLVDWRERIEEGRALSVEISKYLFYDEEK
- a CDS encoding ABC transporter permease: MGGNLLKQSINKTVRDPWIIFAFVCMIVSVGFIFYPQLQTIMTSFQNKEGSGFTFHNFIEFFQKKRYTTALINSLQVVFFSTLLASALALPLAYLFSKFDFRFKNTTLTLITMASSSPPFLGAYAWVILLGRYGVLNKIIDSWFHYDLNWKLRGEAGVVWVIIWLIFPLVFLLSYDSFSSQDPSLKEASMSLGANKRKTLWRVEVPLAMPGVITGLFMAALAAFSDFGTPAIIGGEFPVMPTLVYSEFVSEVGGNLNMASAVGVIMILVASVALMIQRYLLAKKTYASVSAKRPLLVKASKGMKAVIGLYIGAIISMSFLPHLTLLVVSLMKWKWGILTNQFTLDNYVNLFKSHLAPIGVSFMLGSMSTLLDVIFGVGIAYLIVRKRYKFISSFVNISMMVPYIIPGTVLAIGFIVVFNKPPVILTGTWIILVLVSFIRKLPFSIKSAESSLYLVHKALEDAALMCGARPFTAFKDITFKLMIGGVISGATLSFLQIMTELSSTLILYRPPWVTMPVVIFQNAMTAGADFGISAAMGVVLMTCIYVPLLLVNKSSRKKT